atcccgtctctactaaaaaaaaaatactaaaaattagccgggcgtggtggcgggcgcctgtagtcccagctactcgggaggctgaggcaggagaatggcgtgaacctgggaggcggagcttgcagtgagctgagatcgtgccactgaactccagcctgggccacagagccagactccgtctcaaaaaaaaaaaaaaaaaaagaagtgaaagcaatATTTCAGTGTTACTTCAAATGTGCATTTCTTTGGTTATTAATGGGCCCgtacattttctttctgtctttttgtttctttgtttgtttttgtaggtggagtctcgctctattgaccaggctggagtgcagtggctcaccgcaatctccgcctcccaggttcaagcgattctcctgcctcagcctcctgagtagctgggactacaggcacacaccaccatgcccagctactttttgtagttttagtagagacggggtttcactatgttggccaggctggtcttgaactcctgaccttgtgacccacctgcctcggcctcccaacatgctgggattacaggcctgagtcaccgcgcccggtgGTACGTTTTCTtgtatctcttcatttttatgtttcgTCTTTTGTGAATCCTTAGTTGATCTTTTTGTTTGTCATTTTCCCCAGACAGTTTTAAGCTGTGGACAAATCAGCCCATGTTTAAGGTGGCTAAGTTAAGCTTCAACCTGACCCTGGGGCTGGGCCTCATCCTCACCATCTGGTTGCACCTGCCCTACCTGCCCGCTGTTCAGAAATTGCCCATTGTCGGCTTGGTCGGGACCATCTTGAGCTTCTGTGAAGGTGCCTCTTAGCTCTGGAAAAAGTCCTTTGTTTTCCTAACCCACATCTTCCTGGGCACTTCTCCCTCTTCTTTGGGGGTGGTGTGGGGGTTTTGTGGGTGGTGGGAGAACAGAGCTGAGAATCGAGTTACATCATTTCCTGGTCACAGGAGAGGTAGAAATGGAGGGGTTGACTCCTGGAACCTCAGGGGCCAGTCACTCTGTGCGTGGTGATGTGGTTTGTGGCTCTAGCCCAGCAGATGAGGAAGACCCTCCTGTGGGACTCTTGCATGACAACGAGACCCTCTGCTTCCTGTCTCCTAGTGACCTTCATCTTCTTCACCCTCATGCTGTTCCCCATTAACATCTGGATCTTCGAGGTGGAGAGGAATGTATCCATCCCCATCGGATGGAGCTATTTCATTGGTTGGCTGGTGCTTATCCTATATGTCAGCTGCGGTGAGTGGCCAGAGGGCCCTGGGGGAAGGAAGGGACATGGGAAAGTTAGGTCAGGGAAAGTGTGGAGGGAAGAGGCTGGCGATCCCCAGGGTTAGATTTTTAGGGTCTTATCTTCCCTTTGGCCTTACCCTGCTTGTCACTTTACCTCCCAGTCACAACTTTCCTCTCCCCTGTCCCTGTCCTTTCCCAGCGATCCTTTGCTACTTCAACCATAAAAGTTTCTGGAGTCTGATTCTGAGCCACCCCAGTGCCACCGTGTCCTGCAGCAGCAGTTTCGGCTCAGCAGAAGAATCTCCAAGGGCACAGATGATCACAGATACCCCCATCACCCAGGAGGGAGTCCTGGATCCTGAGCGGAAGGATACACACCTGTAACCTTTTCTGAGCTCCTGGCACCAAGTTCAGTCCATTCCTCTGACCCTGTCTCCTCATCCTCCCCACAGCCCTTGAATAGGTTGGTCCTCATCATTGCAAGGAATGAGAAAGGGAGGATGCTGGACCAGCTTTGCACTCCTCTGCTTTCTGCCTGACTTGATTGAGCTTGAGTGATGTGGAATAAACTGTCCGTCTCTTCTTTCTCATATCTGGCTGTTGTTGAGGCAAGctagaggaggagggagaggaaaggagaaagaacaagTTTGTTTTCCAGTTCTTGCTGCCCAGGAGCCTTTTGGCACCTGCTAGTCCCTAAACCTGCCCAACCTCTACCAGAGCATACTTGTACATGGGCAAATACCTCTGGAGAGCTAcgcctctttttctttgttatctctGACCCAACATTTGCTAGTTAGTGGGTGGAGGAGGTAGCGCTGATTAGGAGAGAAATATCACCTACCATCTTGTTGGCTTAAGCATAGTGAAGGATTCAAAAGCCAAAAGGCTCAAAGATAAGAGGCAGGTTGAACAACGAGCACCACAGCACAGGTGGTTCGCCCAGGTATGTGTCCTGGGCGGCAGTCCCACCCTCTGTGTCCAGCTCCGATGACAGAATGCATAGGGCCTGTGCCCTGGAAACCACCATCCACCCTGGCTGCTATAGCTTTCCACCCAAGCCTCCCACACCCTCCACTATGTAACAGCAGGAATAAAACATGGCGACAAAGGAAAGCATTCGGGTTAGGTCCAAAAGGTAAGTTGCACATTTGGGTTTTAAAGCCAGCTTGGGGAGTGCTGGCAATGCCCATCAGGCTTTGGACATGTTGCCCAGAGAGGCCAGCCTCCCAAGAGAGCATCCATAGCTGATCTGGGTCATGTCTATCCCTCCAGATGAAACCACGATACCAGGCAGCTGCAGGAGTGCAgggacacacctgtagtcctagctactcagaaggctgaggcaggagaatggtgtgaacctgggaggcggagcttgcagtgagccgagatcacgcctctgcactccagcctgggcaacagagcgagactctgtctcaaaaaaaaaaaaaaaaaaaagtgtttttggaGATGGCGGAAGGGagctcatcatgttgcccaggctggtctcgaactcccagcatcaagtgatcctcctgcctcagcctcccaaagcactgggattacaggcatgaaccactgtactcagtctaaaatgtattttaattgaaTGTCTTGGTCCATTTGCACTCTCTAACaaagtacctgagactggataatttataaagaacagaaatttatttttcacaattctagATTCTGGGAACtttaagatcaaggcaccagcagattccgTGCCTAGTGAGGGCTTGCTGTGtgtttccaagatggtgccttctgttgtgttttcacatggtggaagagagggaagggCCAAGCAATTATTTGaagccttatttaaaaaaattagggccgggcgtggtggctcacgcctgtaatcccagccccttgggaggccaaggcgggcagatcacctgacgtcaggagttcgagagcagcctggccaacatggtgaaactccgtctctactccaacccaggctggagtgtgatggcatgatcttggctcaccgcaacctctgcctcctgggttcaagcgattctcttgcctcagcctcctgggtagctgggatttataggcatgcgccaccacatccagctaattttgtatttttagtagagacagggtttctccatgttggtcaggctggtcttgaactcccgacctcaggtgatccgcccgccttggcctcccaaagtgctgggattacagatgtgagccacagcgcccggcctaggaTTGGTATTCTTTCTTCCTTACCTGTTTGGTGTATTGTGTCAGCTTAGCTAAACTGCAACTATTTTCCAGAAGTCTCTTTCCTGCAGTGTTTCAGGTTAGCTTGAGCCACACAGACATTTCGTAGGAGATTTGGAAGTGGACGTGGAACATTTAATTACTAGTGTTAATTCCCTCTGCCACAGTAACAACATTCAGAGAGGTGGCTGATCTGTCACCCTGGGTGCTGG
The Papio anubis isolate 15944 chromosome 17, Panubis1.0, whole genome shotgun sequence genome window above contains:
- the ODF4 gene encoding outer dense fiber protein 4 isoform X9, with translation MDAEDPGNEFPRSEGERDQHQRPEKETKSGEAGWGRVTFIFFTLMLFPINIWIFEVERNVSIPIGWSYFIGWLVLILYVSCAILCYFNHKSFWSLILSHPSATVSCSSSFGSAEESPRAQMITDTPITQEGVLDPERKDTHL
- the ODF4 gene encoding outer dense fiber protein 4 isoform X2, producing MDAEDPGNEFPRSEGERDQHQRPEKETKSGEAGWGRGELGQDGSLSQRRNSLLPFQWRVAHSFHWMAQVLASELSLVAFILLLVMAFSKKWLYLSRSRFYQRWPVDVSNRIHTSAHIMSMGLLHFCKSRGCSDLENGKDSFKLWTNQPMFKVAKLSFNLTLGLGLILTIWLHLPYLPAVQKLPIVGLVGTILSFCEVTFIFFTLMLFPINIWIFEVERNVSIPIGWSYFIGWLVLILYVSCAILCYFNHKSFWSLILSHPSATVSCSSSFGSAEESPRAQMITDTPITQEGVLDPERKDTHL
- the ODF4 gene encoding outer dense fiber protein 4 isoform X7; amino-acid sequence: MDAEDPGNEFPRSEGERDQHQRPEKETKSGEAGWGRDSFKLWTNQPMFKVAKLSFNLTLGLGLILTIWLHLPYLPAVQKLPIVGLVGTILSFCEVTFIFFTLMLFPINIWIFEVERNVSIPIGWSYFIGWLVLILYVSCAILCYFNHKSFWSLILSHPSATVSCSSSFGSAEESPRAQMITDTPITQEGVLDPERKDTHL
- the ODF4 gene encoding outer dense fiber protein 4 isoform X6, whose protein sequence is MDAEDPGNEFPRSEGERDQHQRPEKETKSGEAGWGRDSFKLWTNQPMFKVAKLSFNLTLGLGLILTIWLHLPYLPAVQKLPIVGLVGTILSFCEAQQMRKTLLWDSCMTTRPSASCLLVTFIFFTLMLFPINIWIFEVERNVSIPIGWSYFIGWLVLILYVSCAILCYFNHKSFWSLILSHPSATVSCSSSFGSAEESPRAQMITDTPITQEGVLDPERKDTHL
- the ODF4 gene encoding outer dense fiber protein 4 isoform X5 — encoded protein: MGQRSRFYQRWPVDVSNRIHTSAHIMSMGLLHFCKSRGCSDLENGKDSFKLWTNQPMFKVAKLSFNLTLGLGLILTIWLHLPYLPAVQKLPIVGLVGTILSFCEAQQMRKTLLWDSCMTTRPSASCLLVTFIFFTLMLFPINIWIFEVERNVSIPIGWSYFIGWLVLILYVSCAILCYFNHKSFWSLILSHPSATVSCSSSFGSAEESPRAQMITDTPITQEGVLDPERKDTHL
- the ODF4 gene encoding outer dense fiber protein 4 isoform X1, which translates into the protein MDAEDPGNEFPRSEGERDQHQRPEKETKSGEAGWGRGELGQDGSLSQRRNSLLPFQWRVAHSFHWMAQVLASELSLVAFILLLVMAFSKKWLYLSRSRFYQRWPVDVSNRIHTSAHIMSMGLLHFCKSRGCSDLENGKDSFKLWTNQPMFKVAKLSFNLTLGLGLILTIWLHLPYLPAVQKLPIVGLVGTILSFCEAQQMRKTLLWDSCMTTRPSASCLLVTFIFFTLMLFPINIWIFEVERNVSIPIGWSYFIGWLVLILYVSCAILCYFNHKSFWSLILSHPSATVSCSSSFGSAEESPRAQMITDTPITQEGVLDPERKDTHL